The proteins below are encoded in one region of Rhododendron vialii isolate Sample 1 chromosome 7a, ASM3025357v1:
- the LOC131334704 gene encoding zinc finger CCCH domain-containing protein 53 isoform X1, whose protein sequence is MDTYEATRIVLKRIQNLDPENASKIMGLLLIQDHGEKEMIRLAFGPESLVHSVVYKARKDLGLASNSPSTPLSPSSSPSPFRPLSRPSLPSPLSIPNHSWDATNSFSDYHGPADPELISPNTALSPFQKHSSMNSAALPFYTSREGDLIDEFHLENHLSFLNDGVKSPDLYNPHQDLASAAAEWGGAGAGFHRRSCSVSDLDPSYGSDVDPGFGFGWKPCLYYARGYCKNGNSCRFVHGGAAADMGSDAVVGSPEQCHELLRSKSVQQQRLAAASQLMASSSFPYSALAANKCLNLLLQQQQIDSPRGVMMGEDMLKFGRSRLDRSEFPMNGAVGMMSPGSRQIYLTFPADSTFREEDVSNYFSIYGPVQDVRIPYQQKRMFGFVTFVYPETVKLILAKGNPHFVCDARVLVKPYKEKGKVPDKYRKFQQQMERGEFSACGSPTGLDSRDAYDLNLGGRMFCDSQDLMWKSKLDERLMGLQLLDMKRPIHHRTLSTGASFPSPTNSPNFFNQVPGHPFDRSSPEALNENGSNVAMHIAADEQSEKTANGTEKEKDSLIANGTAENGNGKESPNQREESDLFPESLLEHNLPDSPFASPKATGDYSTAFSDTAAVEAAGKSIVVPLEPANNHLITSSLLPATSTLDMAPFKSCYFQVPSQGYDFRFSSSHGAIGM, encoded by the exons ATGGATACATATGAAGCAACAAGAATTGTGCTCAAGAGGATCCAAAACCTGGACCCAGAAAATGCCTCGAAAATCATGGGCCTCCTCCTGATCCAAGACCACGGGGAGAAAGAGATGATTCGCTTGGCCTTTGGCCCTGAATCACTGGTCCACTCAGTGGTTTATAAAGCAAGAAAAGATCTGGGTCTGGCCTCAAACTCTCCGTCAACGCCGCTGTCGCCGTCGTCTTCTCCGTCGCCGTTCCGGCCGCTCTCGCGGCCCAGTCTCCCCTCTCCCCTCAGCATACCGAACCACTCGTGGGACGCGACCAACTCCTTCTCCGACTACCACGGCCCTGCTGACCCTGAATTAATCAGTCCAAACACGGCCTTATCCCCTTTCCAGAAACACTCCTCGATGAACTCCGCCGCCTTGCCTTTCTACACAAGCAGAGAGGGTGACTTGATAGACGAGTTTCATCTCGAAAACCACCTGTCCTTCCTGAACGACGGCGTAAAAAGCCCCGATCTTTACAACCCACATCAAGATTTAGCCTCCGCCGCCGCCGAGTGGGGAGGCGCGGGCGCCGGGTTCCACCGCCGGAGCTGCTCGGTGAGCGATTTGGACCCTTCTTACGGGTCCGACGTGGACCCTGGTTTTGGGTTTGGATGGAAACCGTGCTTGTACTACGCCAGGGGGTACTGCAAGAACGGGAACAGTTGTAGGTTTGTCCACGGCGGCGCCGCGGCTGACATGGGTTCTGACGCGGTGGTTGGGTCGCCGGAGCAGTGTCACGAGCTGCTTAGATCTAAGTCGGTGCAGCAGCAGAGGCTGGCTGCTGCTTCTCAGCTTATGGCTTCTTCTAGCTTTCCTTACTCGGCTTTGGCTGCCAATAAGTGCTTGAATCTTCTCCTTCAGCAACAACAAATCGATTCCCCAAG GGGGGTGATGATGGGAGAGGATATGCTGAAGTTCGGGCGGTCTCGGCTCGACCGGAGTGAGTTTCCGATGAACGGCGCCGTTGGGATGATGAGCCCTGGTTCCAGACAGATCTACTTGACTTTCCCAGCTGATAGCACTTTCAGAGAAGAGGATGTGTCCAATTACTTCAG tATTTATGGGCCAGTTCAAGATGTGAGAATTCCATATCAACAGAAGAGGATGTTCGGGTTTGTGACCTTCGTTTACCCAGAAACTGTTAAGCTCATTCTTGCAAAAGGGAACCCTCATTTTGTTTGTGATGCTCGGGTTCTTGTGAAGCCATACAAGGAGAAGGGCAAAGTTCCTGATAAGTACAG GAAGTTTCAGCAACAAATGGAAAGGGGAGAGTTCTCAGCATGTGGAAGCCCAACTGGGTTAGACTCAAGAGACGCCTATGATCTCAATCTTG GAGGGCGGATGTTTTGTGATAGCCAAGACTTGATGTGGAAAAGCAAATTGGATGAGAGACTGATGGGTTTGCAGCTTCTCGACATGAAGAGGCCGATTCACCACCGTACCCTTTCCACCGGCGCTTCCTTTCCGTCCCCCACTAACTCTCCGAATTTCTTCAATCAAGTTCCCGGTCATCCCTTCGATCGCTCCAGTCCAGAAGCACTAAACG AAAATGGTTCCAATGTGGCAATGCACATTGCTGCCGATGAGCAATCGGAAAAAACCGCAAATGGGActgagaaagagaaagattcATTAATTGCAAATGGCACTGCTGAGAATGGCAATGGCAAAGAAAGCCCTAATCAGCGTGAAGAAAGTGATCTTTTCCCAGAAAG CTTGTTGGAGCACAATCTACCTGATAGCCCATTTGCATCTCCTAAAGCCACCGGAGACTACAGCACAGCCTTCTCCGACACTGCTGCCGTTGAGGCTGCCGGAAAGAGCATCGTGGTTCCGCTGGAACCTGCTAACAATCACTTGATCACTTCATCCTTACTTCCTGCCACTTCCACTCTGGACATGGCTCCTTTCAAATCCTGCTACTTTCAAGTGCCAag CCAAGGTTATGATTTCAGGTTCTCTTCTAGCCATGGAGCCATTGGAATGTAG
- the LOC131334704 gene encoding zinc finger CCCH domain-containing protein 53 isoform X2, with product MDTYEATRIVLKRIQNLDPENASKIMGLLLIQDHGEKEMIRLAFGPESLVHSVVYKARKDLGLASNSPSTPLSPSSSPSPFRPLSRPSLPSPLSIPNHSWDATNSFSDYHGPADPELISPNTALSPFQKHSSMNSAALPFYTSREGDLIDEFHLENHLSFLNDGVKSPDLYNPHQDLASAAAEWGGAGAGFHRRSCSVSDLDPSYGSDVDPGFGFGWKPCLYYARGYCKNGNSCRFVHGGAAADMGSDAVVGSPEQCHELLRSKSVQQQRLAAASQLMASSSFPYSALAANKCLNLLLQQQQIDSPRGVMMGEDMLKFGRSRLDRSEFPMNGAVGMMSPGSRQIYLTFPADSTFREEDVSNYFSIYGPVQDVRIPYQQKRMFGFVTFVYPETVKLILAKGNPHFVCDARVLVKPYKEKGKVPDKYRKFQQQMERGEFSACGSPTGLDSRDAYDLNLGGRMFCDSQDLMWKSKLDERLMGLQLLDMKRPIHHRTLSTGASFPSPTNSPNFFNQVPGHPFDRSSPEALNENGSNVAMHIAADEQSEKTANGTEKEKDSLIANGTAENGNGKESPNQREESDLFPESLLEHNLPDSPFASPKATGDYSTAFSDTAAVEAAGKSIVVPLEPANNHLITSSLLPATSTLDMAPFKSCYFQVPRFSSSHGAIGM from the exons ATGGATACATATGAAGCAACAAGAATTGTGCTCAAGAGGATCCAAAACCTGGACCCAGAAAATGCCTCGAAAATCATGGGCCTCCTCCTGATCCAAGACCACGGGGAGAAAGAGATGATTCGCTTGGCCTTTGGCCCTGAATCACTGGTCCACTCAGTGGTTTATAAAGCAAGAAAAGATCTGGGTCTGGCCTCAAACTCTCCGTCAACGCCGCTGTCGCCGTCGTCTTCTCCGTCGCCGTTCCGGCCGCTCTCGCGGCCCAGTCTCCCCTCTCCCCTCAGCATACCGAACCACTCGTGGGACGCGACCAACTCCTTCTCCGACTACCACGGCCCTGCTGACCCTGAATTAATCAGTCCAAACACGGCCTTATCCCCTTTCCAGAAACACTCCTCGATGAACTCCGCCGCCTTGCCTTTCTACACAAGCAGAGAGGGTGACTTGATAGACGAGTTTCATCTCGAAAACCACCTGTCCTTCCTGAACGACGGCGTAAAAAGCCCCGATCTTTACAACCCACATCAAGATTTAGCCTCCGCCGCCGCCGAGTGGGGAGGCGCGGGCGCCGGGTTCCACCGCCGGAGCTGCTCGGTGAGCGATTTGGACCCTTCTTACGGGTCCGACGTGGACCCTGGTTTTGGGTTTGGATGGAAACCGTGCTTGTACTACGCCAGGGGGTACTGCAAGAACGGGAACAGTTGTAGGTTTGTCCACGGCGGCGCCGCGGCTGACATGGGTTCTGACGCGGTGGTTGGGTCGCCGGAGCAGTGTCACGAGCTGCTTAGATCTAAGTCGGTGCAGCAGCAGAGGCTGGCTGCTGCTTCTCAGCTTATGGCTTCTTCTAGCTTTCCTTACTCGGCTTTGGCTGCCAATAAGTGCTTGAATCTTCTCCTTCAGCAACAACAAATCGATTCCCCAAG GGGGGTGATGATGGGAGAGGATATGCTGAAGTTCGGGCGGTCTCGGCTCGACCGGAGTGAGTTTCCGATGAACGGCGCCGTTGGGATGATGAGCCCTGGTTCCAGACAGATCTACTTGACTTTCCCAGCTGATAGCACTTTCAGAGAAGAGGATGTGTCCAATTACTTCAG tATTTATGGGCCAGTTCAAGATGTGAGAATTCCATATCAACAGAAGAGGATGTTCGGGTTTGTGACCTTCGTTTACCCAGAAACTGTTAAGCTCATTCTTGCAAAAGGGAACCCTCATTTTGTTTGTGATGCTCGGGTTCTTGTGAAGCCATACAAGGAGAAGGGCAAAGTTCCTGATAAGTACAG GAAGTTTCAGCAACAAATGGAAAGGGGAGAGTTCTCAGCATGTGGAAGCCCAACTGGGTTAGACTCAAGAGACGCCTATGATCTCAATCTTG GAGGGCGGATGTTTTGTGATAGCCAAGACTTGATGTGGAAAAGCAAATTGGATGAGAGACTGATGGGTTTGCAGCTTCTCGACATGAAGAGGCCGATTCACCACCGTACCCTTTCCACCGGCGCTTCCTTTCCGTCCCCCACTAACTCTCCGAATTTCTTCAATCAAGTTCCCGGTCATCCCTTCGATCGCTCCAGTCCAGAAGCACTAAACG AAAATGGTTCCAATGTGGCAATGCACATTGCTGCCGATGAGCAATCGGAAAAAACCGCAAATGGGActgagaaagagaaagattcATTAATTGCAAATGGCACTGCTGAGAATGGCAATGGCAAAGAAAGCCCTAATCAGCGTGAAGAAAGTGATCTTTTCCCAGAAAG CTTGTTGGAGCACAATCTACCTGATAGCCCATTTGCATCTCCTAAAGCCACCGGAGACTACAGCACAGCCTTCTCCGACACTGCTGCCGTTGAGGCTGCCGGAAAGAGCATCGTGGTTCCGCTGGAACCTGCTAACAATCACTTGATCACTTCATCCTTACTTCCTGCCACTTCCACTCTGGACATGGCTCCTTTCAAATCCTGCTACTTTCAAGTGCCAag GTTCTCTTCTAGCCATGGAGCCATTGGAATGTAG